The Gymnogyps californianus isolate 813 chromosome 5, ASM1813914v2, whole genome shotgun sequence genome contains a region encoding:
- the API5 gene encoding apoptosis inhibitor 5 isoform X1 → MPTVEELYRNYGILADATETAGQHKDAYQAILDGVKGGAKEKRLAAQFIPKFFKHFPELADSAINAQLDLCEDEDVSIRRQAIKELPQFATGENLPRVADILTQLLQSDDSAEFNLVNNALLSIFKMDAKGTLGGLFSQILQGEDIVRERAIKFLSTKLKTLPEEVMTKEVEEFILTESKKVLEDVTGEEFVLFMKILSGLKSLQTVSGRQQLVELVAEQADLEQTFNPSDPDCVDRLLQCTRQAVPLFSKNVHSTKFVTYFCEHVLPNLSSLTTPVEGLDIQLEVLKLLAEMSSFCGDMEKLESNLKKLFDKLLEYMPLPPEEAENGENAGNEEPKLQFSYVECLLYSFHQLGRKLPDFLTAKLNAEKLKDFKIRLQYFARGLQVYIRQLRLALQGKTGEALKTEENKIKVVALKITNNINVLIKDLFHIPPSYKSTVTLSWKPVQKADASQKRASEDTTSSSPPKKASAGPKRDARQIYNPPSGKYSSNLGSFSYALAPQISHWTDQLLQVAELGRLLSYDWTCAEFLLQPLLMLQT, encoded by the exons catAAGGATGCATACCAGGCGATCTTGGATGGTGTGAAAGGAGGTGCCAAGGAGAAGAGACTTGCAGCCCAGTTTATTCCTAAGTTCTTCAAGCATTTTCCTGAGCTAGCTGACTCGGCTATCAATGCCCAGTTGGACCTCTGTGAGGATGAAGATGTTTCT ATCCGGCGGCAAGCAATCAAGGAATTGCCTCAGTTTGCCACTGGAGAAAATCTTCCTCGGGTAGCAGACATACTGACCCAGCTTCTACAGTCAG atgATTCTGCAGAATTCAATTTGGTGAACAATGCTTTGCTCAGTATATTTAAGATGGATGCTAAAG GGACTTTGGGAGGCTTATTCAGTCAAATTCTTCAGGGAGAGGATATTGTGAGAGAGAGAGCCATCAAGTTCCTCtctacaaaactgaaaacccTGCCTGAGGAGGTGATGACaaaggaggtagaagagttcATATTGACTGAATCAAAGAAG GTGCTGGAAGATGTGACGGGCGAGGAATTTGTTCTGTTCATGAAAATATTGTCTGGATTAAAAAGCTTACAGACAGTAAGTGGGAGGCAACAACTAGTGGAGCTGGTAGCCGAACAAGCTGACCTGGAACAAACATTCAATCCATCTGATCCAGATTGTGTGGACAGACTTCTACAGTGTACTCGGCAGGCAGTGCCACTCTTTtca aaaaacGTTCATTCCACAAAATTTGTTACTTACTTCTGTGAGCATGTTCTGCCAAACCTCAGTTCTTTGACTACTCCAGTGGAGGGTCTTGATATCCAGTTAGAG GTGTTGAAGCTTCTTGCTGAAATGAGTTCATTTTGTGGCGATATGGAAAAGCTTGAATCAAATTTGAAGAAGCTGTTTGATAAATTACTG GAGTATATGCCCCTTCCtccagaggaagcagagaatgGAGAAAACGCTGGCAATGAAGAGCCCAAGTTGCAATTCAGTTATGTGGAGTGTTTATTGTATAGTTTCCATCAGCTCGGTCGTAAACTTCCGGACTTCCTCACAGCCAAgctgaatgcagaaaaattgAAAGACTTTAAAATCAG gCTACAGTATTTTGCTCGAGGGTTGCAGGTGTATATTCGACAGCTTCGTCTAGCACttcaaggaaaaacaggagaagCCTTGAAAACAGAGGAG aacaaGATTAAAGTGGTTGCCTTGAAAATAACCAACAACATTAATGTTTTAATCAAG GATCTTTTCCATATTCCTCCTTCTTATAAAAGTACAGTTACACTGTCCTGGAAACCAGTACAGAAGGCAGATGCAAG tCAAAAAAGAGCAAGTGAAGATACAACCTCAAGTTCACCCCCAAAGAAAGCTTCGGCAGGACCAAAAAGGGATGCCAGGCAAATATATAATCCTCCCAGtggaaaatacagcagtaaTCTGGGTAGTTTTTCTTACG CACTCGCACCCCAAATTTCCCATTGGACAGACCAGTTGCTGcaagtggcagagctgggccGCCTCCTGTCATACGACTGGACCTGTGCTGAATTCCTATTACAGCCACTGCTGATGTTGCAGACCTGA
- the API5 gene encoding apoptosis inhibitor 5 isoform X2, translating to MPTVEELYRNYGILADATETAGQHKDAYQAILDGVKGGAKEKRLAAQFIPKFFKHFPELADSAINAQLDLCEDEDVSIRRQAIKELPQFATGENLPRVADILTQLLQSDDSAEFNLVNNALLSIFKMDAKGTLGGLFSQILQGEDIVRERAIKFLSTKLKTLPEEVMTKEVEEFILTESKKVLEDVTGEEFVLFMKILSGLKSLQTVSGRQQLVELVAEQADLEQTFNPSDPDCVDRLLQCTRQAVPLFSKNVHSTKFVTYFCEHVLPNLSSLTTPVEGLDIQLEVLKLLAEMSSFCGDMEKLESNLKKLFDKLLEYMPLPPEEAENGENAGNEEPKLQFSYVECLLYSFHQLGRKLPDFLTAKLNAEKLKDFKIRLQYFARGLQVYIRQLRLALQGKTGEALKTEENKIKVVALKITNNINVLIKDLFHIPPSYKSTVTLSWKPVQKADASQKRASEDTTSSSPPKKASAGPKRDARQIYNPPSGKYSSNLGSFSYEQRGGFRGGRGRGWGGRGNRSRGRIY from the exons catAAGGATGCATACCAGGCGATCTTGGATGGTGTGAAAGGAGGTGCCAAGGAGAAGAGACTTGCAGCCCAGTTTATTCCTAAGTTCTTCAAGCATTTTCCTGAGCTAGCTGACTCGGCTATCAATGCCCAGTTGGACCTCTGTGAGGATGAAGATGTTTCT ATCCGGCGGCAAGCAATCAAGGAATTGCCTCAGTTTGCCACTGGAGAAAATCTTCCTCGGGTAGCAGACATACTGACCCAGCTTCTACAGTCAG atgATTCTGCAGAATTCAATTTGGTGAACAATGCTTTGCTCAGTATATTTAAGATGGATGCTAAAG GGACTTTGGGAGGCTTATTCAGTCAAATTCTTCAGGGAGAGGATATTGTGAGAGAGAGAGCCATCAAGTTCCTCtctacaaaactgaaaacccTGCCTGAGGAGGTGATGACaaaggaggtagaagagttcATATTGACTGAATCAAAGAAG GTGCTGGAAGATGTGACGGGCGAGGAATTTGTTCTGTTCATGAAAATATTGTCTGGATTAAAAAGCTTACAGACAGTAAGTGGGAGGCAACAACTAGTGGAGCTGGTAGCCGAACAAGCTGACCTGGAACAAACATTCAATCCATCTGATCCAGATTGTGTGGACAGACTTCTACAGTGTACTCGGCAGGCAGTGCCACTCTTTtca aaaaacGTTCATTCCACAAAATTTGTTACTTACTTCTGTGAGCATGTTCTGCCAAACCTCAGTTCTTTGACTACTCCAGTGGAGGGTCTTGATATCCAGTTAGAG GTGTTGAAGCTTCTTGCTGAAATGAGTTCATTTTGTGGCGATATGGAAAAGCTTGAATCAAATTTGAAGAAGCTGTTTGATAAATTACTG GAGTATATGCCCCTTCCtccagaggaagcagagaatgGAGAAAACGCTGGCAATGAAGAGCCCAAGTTGCAATTCAGTTATGTGGAGTGTTTATTGTATAGTTTCCATCAGCTCGGTCGTAAACTTCCGGACTTCCTCACAGCCAAgctgaatgcagaaaaattgAAAGACTTTAAAATCAG gCTACAGTATTTTGCTCGAGGGTTGCAGGTGTATATTCGACAGCTTCGTCTAGCACttcaaggaaaaacaggagaagCCTTGAAAACAGAGGAG aacaaGATTAAAGTGGTTGCCTTGAAAATAACCAACAACATTAATGTTTTAATCAAG GATCTTTTCCATATTCCTCCTTCTTATAAAAGTACAGTTACACTGTCCTGGAAACCAGTACAGAAGGCAGATGCAAG tCAAAAAAGAGCAAGTGAAGATACAACCTCAAGTTCACCCCCAAAGAAAGCTTCGGCAGGACCAAAAAGGGATGCCAGGCAAATATATAATCCTCCCAGtggaaaatacagcagtaaTCTGGGTAGTTTTTCTTACG agcaaagAGGTGGTTTCCGGGGTGGACGAGGAAGAGGCTGGGGAGGACGTGGCAATCGTAGCCGAGGAAGAATCTACTGA